The following coding sequences lie in one Sphingomonas sp. M1-B02 genomic window:
- a CDS encoding PAS domain-containing protein, with protein MDMSRGINDPFDSGPDVGGEEAVSDRPLEIGNDERRMHVRAYNHWVSLLQGRPYPSINDLDPGNIADFGPHSVLLDFTAGVENPAIRYLGASLREECGVTAFITHVAEVPSRSLLSRLTDHYLQIIANRAPIGFEAEFVGQRGHNTLYRGILMPFSSDGASIDFIYGVINWKEMVDAETQARLHAEIEESRRSAPQASASAPVWADGPSGGFDTPEEPVTANDAGASLADQLMLARESAAAARASDTRSRAALYRALGRAYDFALAAEQDGEGYAELLADAQLSVQARAPLTPAVKLVFGADYDKTRVTEFAAVLSHAKRSAVPHGGLDAFLDAAEGGIKGIVKAERAHRRPAPTLDLFARAAAEMRGRPPLAHVAMEAGDDEFVLLLARAGKQGLDIVARVDNDPALTERMIRRAAA; from the coding sequence ATGGACATGTCTCGCGGCATCAACGATCCCTTCGACTCGGGTCCCGACGTCGGTGGGGAGGAGGCCGTATCGGATCGCCCGCTCGAAATCGGCAATGACGAGCGGCGGATGCACGTCCGCGCCTACAATCACTGGGTGTCGCTGCTGCAGGGCAGGCCCTATCCGTCGATCAACGACCTCGATCCAGGCAATATCGCCGATTTCGGGCCGCACAGCGTGCTGCTCGATTTCACCGCGGGGGTCGAGAATCCGGCGATCCGCTATCTCGGCGCGTCGCTGCGCGAGGAGTGCGGAGTCACTGCCTTCATCACCCATGTCGCCGAAGTGCCGAGCCGCTCGCTGCTCTCACGGCTGACCGATCATTATCTCCAGATCATCGCGAATCGCGCGCCGATCGGCTTCGAGGCCGAATTCGTCGGCCAGCGCGGGCACAACACGCTGTATCGCGGCATCCTGATGCCCTTCTCGTCGGACGGCGCCTCGATCGACTTCATCTATGGCGTGATCAACTGGAAGGAGATGGTCGACGCCGAGACCCAGGCCAGGCTTCATGCGGAGATCGAGGAATCGCGGCGCAGCGCCCCGCAGGCCAGCGCGAGCGCCCCGGTCTGGGCCGATGGACCGAGCGGCGGCTTCGATACGCCCGAGGAGCCGGTCACCGCGAACGATGCCGGCGCCAGCCTCGCCGATCAGCTGATGCTCGCGCGCGAATCGGCCGCCGCCGCCCGCGCATCCGACACGCGCAGCCGCGCCGCGCTCTATCGCGCGCTCGGCCGAGCCTATGATTTCGCATTGGCCGCCGAGCAGGACGGGGAGGGCTATGCCGAATTGCTCGCCGACGCCCAGCTCAGCGTCCAGGCCCGCGCGCCGCTGACGCCCGCGGTCAAGCTCGTCTTCGGCGCGGATTACGACAAGACCCGCGTCACCGAATTCGCCGCGGTGCTCAGCCATGCGAAGCGCAGCGCGGTCCCGCATGGCGGGCTCGACGCGTTCCTCGATGCGGCCGAGGGCGGCATCAAGGGGATCGTGAAGGCCGAGCGCGCGCACCGCCGCCCCGCCCCGACCCTCGACCTCTTCGCCCGCGCCGCAGCCGAGATGCGGGGGCGCCCGCCGCTTGCCCATGTCGCGATGGAGGCAGGCGACGACGAATTCGTCCTCCTGCTGGCGCGCGCCGGCAAGC
- a CDS encoding TetR-like C-terminal domain-containing protein, which translates to MRAVADVVNQGSDAQPAARKRNGGRSARVREAVLRATWEALLELGVDGLNFSEIGRRAGVHGTSVQRRWGSKENVLFDALLSFGTEAIPVPDTGSLRGDLVAMSRTLSAYFASPIGGSILQMFVANADNDRAFADHRAEFMRIRFDAMRMMIRRAADRGELRAGIDEETALDLALGPLYVRALITRQPIDDAFIESFVDILLTGLLAKGAST; encoded by the coding sequence ATGCGTGCAGTGGCAGACGTGGTGAACCAGGGAAGCGATGCGCAGCCAGCCGCGCGAAAGCGCAACGGCGGGCGCTCGGCGCGCGTGCGCGAAGCGGTGTTGCGAGCGACCTGGGAAGCATTGCTGGAGCTTGGCGTCGATGGCTTGAACTTCAGCGAGATCGGCCGCCGTGCCGGCGTGCATGGCACCTCGGTCCAACGTCGCTGGGGCTCGAAGGAAAATGTGCTCTTCGACGCGCTCCTCAGCTTCGGCACCGAGGCAATTCCCGTGCCCGACACCGGATCGCTACGCGGTGACCTCGTGGCAATGTCCCGAACACTGTCCGCCTATTTCGCATCGCCTATTGGAGGGTCTATCTTGCAGATGTTCGTCGCCAACGCGGACAATGACCGAGCATTCGCCGATCATCGTGCCGAGTTCATGCGAATCCGCTTTGACGCAATGCGGATGATGATCCGCCGCGCCGCGGACCGGGGCGAACTTCGCGCCGGTATCGACGAGGAAACCGCCTTGGACCTCGCCCTCGGCCCGCTTTATGTGCGAGCGCTCATCACCCGACAGCCGATCGACGATGCCTTTATCGAGAGCTTCGTCGATATCTTACTGACGGGACTGTTGGCCAAAGGCGCAAGCACCTGA